One window from the genome of Sphingomonas lacunae encodes:
- the rlmN gene encoding 23S rRNA (adenine(2503)-C(2))-methyltransferase RlmN, producing the protein MSTIATPLMPIAGAIDPVPVARDVPVRPDGRIDLVGLPRDTIRQVLADAGLDTKQAKLRAKQIWHWIYHRGVDSFDAMTDIAKAMRPWLAERFVVGRPDIVTAQVSSDGTRKWLLATADGHEFEMVFIPDADRGTLCISSQVGCTLNCRFCHTGTMRLVRNLTAGEIVGQVMLARDSLGEWPKGSMASASPEADEAEDDDAPHYTPDGRLLTNIVLMGMGEPLYNFDNVRDAMKIVMDGDGLALSKRRITLSTSGVVPMMARAGEEIGVNLAVSLHAVSKEIRDEIVPINRKYGIDELLGACAAYPGANNARRITFEYVMLKDKNDSDEDAQELVRLIRQYRLPAKVNLIPFNPWPGALYECSTPERIQRFSDIIFNAGISAPVRTPRGRDIAAACGQLKTQAQKMSRAELDRLAEEKQAALG; encoded by the coding sequence ATGTCCACCATTGCCACGCCCCTGATGCCGATCGCCGGCGCCATTGATCCTGTCCCCGTCGCCCGCGATGTGCCTGTCCGCCCGGACGGCCGCATCGACCTCGTCGGCCTGCCGCGGGACACGATCCGCCAGGTGCTGGCCGATGCGGGGCTCGATACCAAACAGGCGAAACTGCGCGCCAAGCAGATCTGGCACTGGATATATCATCGCGGCGTCGACAGCTTTGACGCGATGACCGACATTGCCAAGGCGATGCGTCCCTGGCTTGCCGAGCGCTTCGTTGTCGGCCGTCCCGACATCGTCACCGCTCAGGTCTCGTCCGACGGCACCCGCAAATGGCTGCTCGCCACTGCCGACGGGCATGAGTTCGAGATGGTGTTCATCCCTGATGCCGATCGTGGCACGCTGTGCATCTCCAGCCAGGTCGGCTGCACCCTGAACTGCCGTTTCTGTCACACCGGCACGATGCGCCTCGTCCGTAATCTCACCGCCGGGGAGATAGTTGGGCAGGTGATGCTCGCCCGCGATTCGCTCGGCGAATGGCCCAAGGGCAGCATGGCCAGCGCCAGCCCGGAGGCTGACGAGGCCGAGGATGACGACGCCCCCCACTATACCCCCGATGGCCGCCTGCTGACCAATATCGTGCTGATGGGCATGGGCGAACCGCTCTACAATTTCGACAATGTGCGTGACGCGATGAAGATCGTCATGGACGGCGACGGCCTCGCCCTGTCCAAGCGGCGCATCACCCTGTCGACCAGCGGCGTCGTGCCGATGATGGCCCGCGCGGGCGAGGAAATCGGCGTCAACCTCGCCGTCAGCCTGCACGCGGTGAGCAAGGAGATTCGCGACGAGATCGTGCCGATCAACCGCAAATATGGCATCGACGAGTTGCTCGGCGCCTGTGCCGCCTACCCCGGCGCCAACAATGCCCGGCGCATCACCTTCGAATATGTCATGCTCAAGGACAAGAATGACAGCGACGAGGATGCACAGGAACTGGTCCGCCTGATCCGCCAGTACCGCCTGCCGGCCAAGGTCAACCTGATCCCCTTCAACCCCTGGCCCGGCGCGCTGTACGAATGCTCGACGCCCGAGCGCATCCAGCGGTTCAGCGACATCATATTCAACGCCGGCATCAGCGCCCCGGTCCGCACCCCGCGCGGGCGGGACATTGCCGCCGCCTGCGGCCAGTTGAAAACGCAGGCGCAAAAGATGAGCCGCGCCGAACTCGACCGCCTCGCCGAGGAAAAACAGGCCGCGCTGGGCTGA
- a CDS encoding low affinity iron permease family protein, whose protein sequence is MDRLFTRIASRTAQFAGQPLAFIVALSVIILWGVTGPLFGYSDTWQLVINTSTTIITFLMVFVIQNSQNRDAAALQAKLDELIRAVAHARNEFIGIEHLSDHEVEGIRAALEKEVAVAADQIDQRHRRRSTLQRLAKRL, encoded by the coding sequence ATCGACCGACTGTTTACCCGAATCGCCAGCCGCACCGCCCAATTTGCCGGGCAACCGCTGGCGTTCATCGTCGCGCTCAGCGTGATCATCCTGTGGGGGGTGACCGGTCCGCTGTTCGGCTATTCCGATACCTGGCAGCTGGTGATCAACACATCGACGACGATCATCACCTTTCTGATGGTATTTGTTATCCAGAACAGCCAGAATCGGGATGCGGCGGCATTGCAGGCGAAGCTGGACGAGTTGATCCGCGCGGTTGCCCATGCGCGCAACGAGTTCATAGGAATCGAGCATTTGTCCGATCATGAGGTGGAGGGCATTCGTGCCGCGCTGGAAAAGGAGGTGGCAGTGGCGGCTGACCAGATAGACCAGCGCCACCGTCGCCGGTCGACCTTGCAACGTCTGGCAAAGCGGCTGTGA
- a CDS encoding dienelactone hydrolase family protein yields the protein MCDDLTESDNSLFFARRDVAKLGAGAGLAAMLGSYATAAMGAETTPVVAETPALPVTSAMVEIPTLDGTADAFFVHPDSGRHPAVILWPDIAGLRPAYQQMANRLASAGYAVLAVNQYYRRARSPVLSSFAEWRSEAGRARLQPMINDLIPWATMRDADSFVSWLDAQPSVDVRREIGSAGYCMGGPHAFRTAAASAGRVGAIASFHGGGLVTDAGDSPHRLMDRFTAIMLIAIAQNDHDRRPGDKDALIAAMEANDRPGEVEVYPAQHGWCTIDSPVFDPVQAERAWSRMLAMFGERLQGRTEAA from the coding sequence ATGTGTGATGATCTGACAGAGAGCGACAACAGCCTGTTTTTTGCGCGGCGCGATGTCGCCAAGCTGGGGGCCGGAGCCGGACTCGCCGCGATGCTTGGCAGCTATGCGACGGCGGCCATGGGTGCGGAGACGACTCCTGTTGTCGCAGAAACGCCGGCGCTGCCGGTGACATCCGCCATGGTCGAGATTCCGACCCTCGATGGCACCGCAGACGCCTTTTTCGTCCACCCGGACAGCGGGCGGCATCCGGCCGTCATTCTGTGGCCGGATATTGCCGGGTTGCGTCCCGCCTATCAACAGATGGCTAATCGACTGGCGTCGGCTGGCTATGCCGTACTGGCGGTCAACCAATATTATCGTCGCGCCCGTTCACCGGTTTTGTCGAGCTTTGCCGAATGGCGTTCAGAGGCCGGACGTGCCCGGTTGCAACCGATGATCAATGACCTGATCCCGTGGGCGACGATGCGCGACGCCGACAGCTTTGTCAGCTGGCTCGATGCCCAGCCCAGCGTTGATGTGCGACGCGAAATCGGCAGTGCCGGCTATTGCATGGGTGGACCACATGCTTTTCGTACCGCTGCCGCAAGTGCCGGCCGGGTCGGGGCCATCGCGTCCTTCCATGGCGGTGGGCTGGTGACCGATGCTGGCGACAGTCCGCACCGGCTGATGGACCGGTTCACGGCTATCATGCTGATCGCCATTGCCCAGAATGACCATGACCGACGGCCTGGCGACAAGGACGCGCTGATCGCCGCGATGGAAGCGAATGACCGCCCCGGCGAGGTAGAGGTCTATCCCGCGCAGCATGGCTGGTGCACCATCGATTCACCGGTGTTTGATCCGGTTCAGGCCGAGCGGGCGTGGAGCCGCATGCTGGCGATGTTCGGCGAACGGTTGCAGGGACGAACCGAAGCAGCCTGA
- a CDS encoding histidine phosphatase family protein: MTSAPPHALPSLPPVRGRLFIARHGETVFNAARRMQGQGQVHTPLTRTGFAQADAMGAALARWLAEEAAAGRRAADAPLELHASSAGRALQTLAVMAEHLPGADWHSVRADRRLEEIDVGDWSGLYYPDLAVEHGSFICPDTGLFTRVGPGGESYGDVAARLSDWLGAVGGDDVDRLVVMHGMSSRVLRGLLLGRETDARFGAPAAPGIPQGSFVLIDCNALNNNGNVGETLIRLDPHGEVE, translated from the coding sequence ATGACCAGCGCGCCGCCCCATGCCCTCCCGTCTTTGCCGCCTGTGCGCGGCCGCCTGTTCATCGCCCGCCATGGTGAAACCGTGTTCAACGCGGCCCGGCGGATGCAGGGGCAGGGACAGGTGCACACGCCGCTGACCCGCACCGGCTTTGCCCAGGCGGATGCGATGGGCGCCGCGCTCGCCCGCTGGCTGGCAGAGGAAGCCGCCGCCGGCCGCCGCGCCGCCGATGCCCCGCTTGAGCTGCACGCGTCGAGCGCCGGCCGCGCGCTGCAAACCCTCGCGGTGATGGCCGAACATCTGCCCGGCGCCGATTGGCACAGCGTCCGCGCCGACCGGCGGCTGGAGGAAATTGACGTGGGGGACTGGTCGGGCCTCTACTACCCCGATCTGGCGGTGGAGCATGGCAGTTTCATCTGTCCCGACACCGGCCTGTTCACCCGGGTCGGGCCCGGTGGGGAAAGCTATGGCGATGTCGCGGCGCGGCTCAGCGACTGGCTGGGCGCGGTGGGCGGCGATGATGTTGACCGGCTCGTCGTCATGCACGGCATGTCGAGCCGGGTGCTGCGCGGCCTGCTTTTGGGGCGGGAAACCGACGCACGGTTCGGTGCGCCCGCGGCGCCGGGGATTCCGCAGGGCAGCTTCGTTCTGATTGACTGTAACGCATTGAATAACAACGGTAATGTCGGCGAAACCCTGATCCGGCTGGACCCCCATGGAGAGGTGGAATGA
- the dnaN gene encoding DNA polymerase III subunit beta, translating into MQAKIERAVLLRCLGHIQSVVERRNTIPILSNVLIEAIGTSVIRVMATDLDMQIVETIDAKVEVPGATTVSAHLLFEIARKLPEGSEVALSAADGEMLVRAGRYQSKLKTLPRDDFPVIAEGDLPTSFELDAKDIVRIIEKTRFAISTEETRYYLNGIFLHVSDEGEGLLRAAATDGHRLARYTLPRPAGAESMPDVIVPRKCVGELHKLLQEVGDARVQVELSPSKIRFTLGSAVLTSKLIDGTFPDYSRVIPTQNDKILKVDPKAFGQGVDRVATIATDKTRAVKMALDNDRVTLSVTSPENGTASEEVSGGYSSAPIEIGFNARYLKDIIDQIDGDSVELHLADASAPTLIKENDKSPALYVLMPMRV; encoded by the coding sequence ATGCAGGCGAAAATTGAACGGGCGGTCTTGTTGCGGTGCCTGGGCCACATCCAGTCAGTGGTCGAACGGCGCAACACCATCCCCATCCTGTCCAACGTGCTGATCGAGGCGATCGGCACTTCGGTCATCCGGGTGATGGCGACCGACCTCGACATGCAGATTGTCGAAACGATCGATGCCAAGGTGGAAGTGCCCGGCGCGACGACCGTGTCGGCCCACCTGCTGTTCGAAATCGCCCGCAAGCTGCCCGAAGGCAGCGAAGTCGCGCTGAGCGCCGCCGACGGCGAAATGCTGGTCCGCGCCGGCCGTTACCAGTCCAAGCTGAAGACGCTGCCGCGCGATGACTTCCCGGTTATTGCCGAAGGCGACCTGCCGACCAGTTTCGAACTGGACGCCAAGGATATCGTCAGGATCATCGAAAAGACGCGCTTTGCCATCTCGACCGAGGAAACGCGTTATTATCTCAACGGCATTTTCCTGCATGTCTCGGACGAGGGCGAGGGCCTGCTGCGCGCCGCAGCGACCGATGGCCACCGCCTCGCCCGCTATACGCTGCCCCGGCCCGCCGGTGCGGAATCCATGCCCGACGTGATCGTGCCGCGCAAATGCGTGGGTGAGCTGCACAAGCTGCTCCAGGAAGTGGGCGATGCGCGGGTGCAGGTGGAACTTTCCCCCAGCAAGATCCGCTTCACGCTGGGCAGCGCGGTGCTGACCAGCAAGCTGATCGACGGCACCTTCCCCGATTACAGCCGCGTCATCCCGACGCAGAATGACAAGATACTGAAGGTGGATCCCAAGGCGTTCGGCCAGGGCGTTGACCGTGTGGCGACCATCGCCACCGACAAGACGCGCGCGGTGAAAATGGCGCTCGACAATGACCGCGTCACCCTCTCCGTCACCAGCCCCGAAAATGGCACGGCGAGCGAGGAAGTCTCCGGCGGATACAGCAGCGCGCCGATCGAAATCGGCTTCAACGCCCGTTACCTCAAAGACATCATCGACCAGATCGACGGCGACAGCGTGGAACTCCACCTGGCCGACGCCAGCGCGCCGACGCTGATCAAGGAAAATGACAAGTCACCGGCACTGTATGTACTGATGCCGATGCGGGTTTGA
- a CDS encoding DUF6932 family protein encodes MSPLILSPSGAPQHILPPGLHRMALREFRAQFVTNACRSWIYDGFINACRSLHQAGCKRIFVGGSFVTSKEEPGDFDACWDPVGVLPSLDRIIYDESCRVERRQIYRGDLLIGGVDSVHYKFLARDKITGEERGMVGIQLRAVDLLNS; translated from the coding sequence ATGTCGCCGCTGATCCTATCGCCATCTGGAGCCCCCCAACACATACTTCCCCCGGGCCTACACCGAATGGCGCTCCGGGAATTCAGAGCCCAGTTCGTTACAAATGCTTGTAGATCATGGATTTACGATGGTTTTATAAATGCTTGCCGCTCTCTCCACCAAGCTGGATGCAAGCGCATTTTTGTCGGAGGGAGTTTCGTGACAAGCAAGGAAGAGCCGGGGGATTTTGACGCCTGTTGGGATCCCGTCGGGGTTCTGCCTAGCTTAGATCGGATCATCTATGACGAGTCCTGCAGGGTAGAGCGTCGGCAAATATACAGAGGGGACTTGCTGATCGGCGGCGTGGATAGTGTCCACTATAAATTTTTGGCGCGAGACAAAATAACAGGAGAGGAGCGAGGAATGGTAGGCATTCAGCTACGAGCAGTGGATTTGCTAAACTCATGA
- a CDS encoding helix-turn-helix domain-containing protein, whose amino-acid sequence MSMYQQALDDFDLIKSIQEGISPVIVKAQRDSYIQQIEELSKELNEYEQLKSRHFNELEFESIYDIGKALIQARISKRFTQSALANAAGLREQQIQKYEKEFYESASLRRLSEIAVALGLSVNGKFQLSSVYDQRAMLPEGLSLEDFPIAEMNSKGWFNEKLNLRRLDKQERQQAISEFIQSAPREMTAVLHRKTSGRMTTERLAALLAWQARILTLARARVHLANRFTVLPADICGRIAQLSSQNNGIIDAIELLLSYGIIVVFAPHLQKTKIDGAAMSLDGQYGVIGMSLRHDRVDNFWFVLLHELGHLVRHWDKVIAEAMIDESSASGSEDRLEKEADEFAENAILPTVIWRSSLVRFTTKVADVKSFAARHNLHPALIAGRIRRERGYNEFSGLLGSGEVRAVLAQHQLWDS is encoded by the coding sequence ATGAGCATGTATCAGCAGGCTCTGGATGATTTTGATTTAATAAAATCCATTCAAGAGGGTATTTCTCCAGTTATTGTCAAGGCTCAACGGGATTCATATATACAGCAAATCGAAGAACTCAGCAAGGAATTGAATGAGTACGAACAACTCAAGTCTCGTCATTTCAATGAATTGGAGTTCGAATCGATCTATGATATTGGTAAGGCGCTCATTCAAGCGCGCATTTCCAAGCGCTTCACGCAAAGTGCTCTAGCCAATGCTGCAGGTCTTCGAGAGCAACAAATACAAAAATACGAAAAAGAATTTTACGAGTCGGCTAGTTTACGCCGTCTTTCGGAAATCGCTGTTGCATTGGGACTTTCTGTTAACGGGAAATTCCAGTTATCCTCTGTATATGACCAAAGAGCGATGCTGCCTGAAGGGTTGAGCCTTGAGGATTTTCCCATTGCAGAAATGAATAGCAAGGGATGGTTCAACGAAAAGCTAAATTTACGCCGCCTAGATAAGCAAGAGCGACAGCAGGCGATATCTGAATTTATTCAGTCTGCACCGAGAGAGATGACAGCTGTTTTGCATCGCAAGACTAGCGGAAGAATGACGACAGAACGATTGGCAGCTCTGCTGGCATGGCAAGCTCGTATTCTGACACTGGCTCGTGCGCGGGTGCATCTTGCGAATCGATTCACCGTACTGCCCGCAGATATATGCGGCCGGATTGCGCAATTAAGCAGTCAAAACAATGGGATAATTGATGCTATAGAATTGCTTCTCAGCTATGGCATCATCGTAGTTTTTGCGCCTCATCTTCAAAAAACCAAAATAGACGGCGCCGCTATGTCACTCGATGGTCAGTATGGTGTCATCGGTATGAGTCTCCGTCATGACCGCGTTGATAATTTCTGGTTCGTGTTGTTGCATGAGCTTGGACATTTGGTGAGACATTGGGATAAGGTTATTGCTGAGGCGATGATCGATGAGTCATCAGCTTCTGGATCAGAAGATCGACTTGAAAAGGAAGCAGATGAATTTGCTGAGAATGCCATTTTACCAACAGTAATTTGGCGTTCATCACTAGTAAGATTCACGACAAAGGTGGCGGACGTTAAGAGTTTCGCAGCACGACACAATTTGCATCCTGCTCTAATTGCCGGCCGGATACGTAGGGAGCGAGGATACAATGAGTTTTCCGGACTTTTAGGTTCCGGAGAAGTTAGAGCGGTATTGGCGCAACATCAACTTTGGGATAGCTGA
- a CDS encoding beta family protein gives MPQLKWKAGERWSLASLPERRREFVIPAFTIPPAGSFDIEAKKVETVTEYICGFGKKLFEAWGKRLVFIDASLIDDDRHCEGFHVHPLTELINRAALFGARAAPIFSLNSTPAYMAAVSRFVKQNEISIVCLKVSLFDLETIETSSALEQIVENIGSVSANSILLIDASSLAQIDSSDLQDIASYHLARLVDEKKWAKVFWGATSFPDQLKLKAGETGVFPRSDWRLYREMQDTLLNHGLELGFSDYALEFPGQYGPSKGRTVAHLRYSDENNYYVFKGPRVADESYKAIFGVAQRLVKSDIFKGEDFSLGDAYIAELAKASGRTGGASNWRWCATDHHFKMILDELVGSDRLAAVPEEDAQLALFPV, from the coding sequence ATGCCCCAGCTGAAGTGGAAAGCAGGTGAACGCTGGAGTTTGGCATCGCTTCCTGAGCGACGCAGAGAATTTGTGATACCTGCTTTCACGATACCGCCTGCTGGGAGCTTCGACATAGAAGCGAAGAAGGTTGAGACTGTAACTGAGTATATATGCGGTTTCGGTAAGAAACTTTTTGAGGCTTGGGGTAAGAGATTAGTATTTATCGATGCGTCGTTGATCGATGATGATCGCCATTGCGAAGGGTTTCATGTTCATCCTTTGACCGAGTTAATCAATCGTGCGGCGCTATTTGGCGCAAGGGCTGCACCTATATTTTCACTTAATAGCACTCCTGCCTATATGGCTGCAGTTTCCCGTTTCGTTAAGCAAAACGAGATTTCGATAGTATGTCTAAAGGTTTCACTTTTTGATTTAGAGACCATAGAGACCAGCTCAGCTCTAGAGCAAATTGTAGAGAATATTGGAAGTGTATCGGCTAATTCCATTCTTTTAATAGATGCATCGTCTTTGGCACAGATAGATTCAAGTGACCTACAAGATATAGCTTCCTATCACCTAGCTCGTCTCGTTGATGAAAAGAAGTGGGCGAAAGTTTTTTGGGGAGCCACTTCATTCCCGGATCAACTAAAATTGAAGGCAGGGGAGACGGGCGTATTTCCTAGGAGTGATTGGCGATTATATAGAGAGATGCAGGACACTTTGCTCAATCATGGGTTGGAGCTTGGGTTTTCTGACTATGCGTTGGAATTTCCTGGTCAATACGGGCCATCCAAAGGGCGAACGGTCGCCCATTTGCGTTACTCGGATGAGAATAATTATTATGTTTTCAAAGGCCCTCGTGTTGCCGATGAAAGTTATAAGGCCATTTTTGGAGTGGCACAGAGATTGGTTAAGTCTGATATCTTTAAGGGCGAGGATTTCAGTCTCGGTGACGCATATATTGCTGAACTTGCGAAAGCGAGCGGGCGCACTGGTGGTGCTAGCAACTGGAGATGGTGTGCCACGGATCATCATTTCAAGATGATCCTTGATGAGTTAGTTGGATCTGATCGGTTGGCGGCGGTTCCTGAGGAAGACGCTCAGTTGGCATTGTTTCCAGTTTGA